From a region of the Neisseria subflava genome:
- the dcd gene encoding dCTP deaminase, with translation MSIKSDKWIRRMAEEHGMIEPFEPNQIKEANGQRIISYGTSSYGYDIRCANEFKIFTNINSTIVDPKNFDPKNFVTVEDDCCIIPPNSFALARTVEYFRIPRNVLTVCLGKSTYARCGIIVNVTPFEPEWEGYVTLEFSNTTPLPAKIYAGEGVAQVLFFESDEVCETSYKDRNGKYMGQTGVTLPKT, from the coding sequence ATGAGCATTAAATCCGACAAATGGATACGCCGCATGGCCGAAGAACACGGCATGATTGAGCCGTTTGAGCCCAACCAAATCAAAGAGGCCAACGGTCAGCGCATCATTTCCTACGGCACATCCAGCTACGGCTACGACATCCGTTGCGCCAATGAATTCAAAATCTTCACCAATATCAACAGCACCATCGTCGACCCGAAAAATTTCGACCCGAAAAACTTCGTAACCGTCGAAGACGACTGCTGCATCATTCCGCCCAACTCCTTTGCCCTGGCGCGCACAGTCGAATATTTCCGCATCCCGCGTAACGTCCTGACCGTCTGCTTAGGCAAGTCCACCTACGCACGCTGCGGCATCATCGTCAACGTTACCCCGTTCGAGCCGGAGTGGGAAGGCTACGTTACGCTTGAGTTTTCCAACACCACGCCGCTACCGGCAAAAATCTACGCCGGCGAAGGCGTGGCCCAAGTCTTGTTCTTTGAAAGCGATGAAGTCTGCGAAACTTCATACAAAGACCGCAACGGCAAATACATGGGGCAAACCGGTGTTACCCTGCCCAAAACCTAA